The genome window AAGACAGAGTTCTGTGGAGATGATCTTACCTATTTTCACTTCTAAGCTGAAGttaatgaaaaaagaaggaaagaatgacctttttttcctccccccacaATTTTACTTGGCATGTTTTCAACATATACTGAAGATGGGATTGGATTGTTGATTACAGTGTCATTTGCATTCTTGGCTTATTCGAGAGCAGGCTTGGTTTGTATCATCACATCATGTGACATGGGGCACTTTTTTACTCCATTTCACCTTCACCCAAACCACATCCTCATTCTGCACCCGAAAGTCAGTTGAGTGAacatatttgaaaagtaaatgcTCTTCAGAGGCATgatatgttatttgttttctgtaaacCCTGTCCTCAAAATGCTGGCCCCTGCATCCGCGTAATGCGGAGATTACTCATTCCCTGGAAAATGACCCCAAACAGGCTTCTAGATGAGGAGAAGGACTGGAGCAGGAATCTCTATTGCATTTCTGTGCAAGGGGGAAGGAttcagggaaggaggggcagagaataaatgaaaaacacactTTAAGATGAGAGGAAAAGTATTCTCCAGATTTGGGGATTGTGCGCAGAGTCATCTGACCCTGGGGTACAGGAACTGTAAGCCCCAGGAAAGGCAAGCCTGGTTCTTCTTTTTATGCTGTAAAATGTCTGAAGAATCAGAGAAGTACCCTGCAGCCACCAAGGTGACagacaaataaacacaaatcaGCAGCCACCTGAATCTGTCCACTCCCCAgaggaaggcttttttttttttttttttttaatttatttgacagatcacaagtaggcagaacagcaggcagtggggagagggggaagcagctccctgttgagcagaaagcccaatgcaggactcaatcccaggaccctgggatcatgacctgagctgaaggcagaggctcaacccactgagccacccaggtgccctgaggaagGCTTTTTAAATCCCAAATCTCAAAGCATTTCTTCAGATCTGCTCCTGACAGCAGGCAATTGACCAAAAgtgttgacagagagagagagagagaaatatctaAAGGGTCTGCAGGTTCCTTGACCCACAAGAGGAAAATCCTGACGtttctgccattttcattctagCCAGTACGGTGCCCAGAGATCCAGGTGGCAGACGGATGACAAGGCTGTTGTAGCACAGAGCTGGAAGGAGGATGTGGATAAGGACAAGTCGCCCATCACACTCCCTTCCCTGAATTTGTTTTTCCAACCACTCATGACCCCAGCAAGTCGCTAGGAAGTATCCCCAAGAGGGAGGCACCCCAGACGTGGCCCAAgaatttaagtagaaaaatttAGGAGACGCCAGAAGTCAAGCAAGTCCACTAGAGGGAGCCCCGACCAACTCAGGACTGAGGGGAGCCTGGCAAAGTAGCTTCACAGCACCCGACTGAGAATCAGCCACATTAGGGAACAGGGGAAGAAGCAAGGCAATAAATTAAGTCCCCACAAGGGAAGATAGCCCTGTGAATACCCAGCTAAAATCTGGTCCTTCCAGGATTTACAGCATCAAAGACTTAAAGACCAGGAAACTGAGGTTGAGCAAAATTAAATGGCTTGTCAGAGTTTACACAACTGGAAGGGGGACTAGAACTCATGGCTCTTGTCTCTAACCAATATCCTTTCTTCTACATTTGTCTCCCTCTATGTCAGCACCCTGGAGTCCACGGGTCTACCTCTCCTCTGTGTTGCCTTTCTCTGAAGTGAGAAACTCCCTCAGCTACATTCTGCACTTCTTTCCCTCATACACTGCAGAACACCTTCCCAAAGCCTAATAATGCCATGTGCTCCCTCATGAGCCCTAGAGATATAAATCACCTGGAGCTACATCAGCCCTTTTCCTCTGTGTCAGCACAACAGCATCCTGTCAGATGTGAAAATCTGTCATTTGTATGTCTCAGAACTTCAGGCACTGCTAAGTGAAAATAAAGCCTAGTTAACTGGTTCCAAAGCTCTTTCTCCTCGAAATACATTTAGGATTTAGGGATAAGGAGAGAAGCGACCCTCCAGGACCTTGCTATTTTAAGATTTGTGCTTGGCACATTCCACCTGCCTATGAGCTCCATGTTTCCCAGTTACCTGGACAACATTTGGTCTCCAGAAACCCAACCGTGCAGTTCTCAGTCCTGCCCTCAAAGGAAATTTGCCACCCTGGATTGGCTCCCATAACCCAGGCTCCTCCTCAGGCTCTGAGCTGGTTGGgccttttctctgcccctcccatgaGTGGGTCACCCCACAGGGAGACACAGCAGAGGCCAGAGAGGATCCTACAGGTAAGAAGAGGCAGGGCAAGGAtgatgggaagagggaagggacaagtactgagatttattttctccaaaagACGACTGAGAGAAGTGATTTCTGCTCATAGAACCTGACTGATAGAAAGAAACAACTCCACCCTCCCCAAATACCAGCCTTGCCTAACGTTCCAAGGAGTCCAAGcatggaagcttctggaaagtagaagagaaagacTTGGAGACTAGAACTCTAACTTTCCTAGGACTCCTGGTTCAGTCCAGGGGTCAGGAAAGGAGCCCCATGCCCAGGCTTAAATATGAGTCCTCTCCCTCCCTAGGACAGCAAGGAGATGCCACCCAAAAccaaaggaaaggggaagaaagctgggacacaggagaagaaagagaatgcgGGCGCTGGTGAGTGAGGATGGCTGGAGGTGAGTGCCTCCTGCTTCTCCATGCTCTGGCTTAGAGACCAAGCAGAGGTGCTCCAGAGAGAACGAAGCCCTCTGCATGACAAGACAGAGTTTCATGCCCCTCCCTCTTCgggtccccctgcccccaggttcCATGGAGCTGGGAAATTGGGGAAATCAGCATGCACCCGCTCCGTGGTGCCCTTCTGGctctgtgccttccttaatacatTCATCACCCATATTCCAAGTAcctactctgtgctgggcagCCAGGACACAGGGGTGACCTCGATAGCCTCTGCCATCAGAGATCCCTCGTTTAGAGGCCCTCAGAGCTGCAGGGAAAAAGTCCAAGGTGTAGGCTGAGGATGGGGAGACATGAGGAAGGCTGAGATCATGATAAGCTGAGATTTTGCCAACTTGCCAGGGCAGATGTGGAGGCCAAGTCTGCATACCGGCGGGTAGTGATGGAGAAGAAGCTGCTCCAAGACCACCTGGGTAAGAAGGGTAGAGGCTCTGGGACACCAGAGGTGGGACAATAGGGCAGTTTGCATCCTGGAGGCTTGGATGGTTGGAGCTGTGTCAGGAGGCTGAGCTgatctctcccccatcccccagtggAGAAAGACTCGACATTGCGAGGAGGGGGTGGGCAGTGAGGGTGGGTGAGGAGAGCTATTTTTCATAAGCAGGACATGGAGTTTTGCCTTCTTAGCAATGAAGAGCTCATGGGATTCTAGGgggaaaaccaaccaaccaatccagagagagaatgagaggctGGAAATCTGCCACCAGATTCCCAGAGGTGGGAGGAGTCTATCAAGCCCTTGGGGCCTGATTTGGTGGGACCCCCAGCCCGTTGTGAGGACTGCTCTGGGACTTTCCGCAGCTCTGCGGAGGGATGAGGCCCGCCGGGCTAAAGCTTCTGAGGAGCAGCTGAGGCGGAGGCTGCAGGTGCTGGAGGCTGAGTTGGAGGAGGCCCGAAGTGAGAGCAAGGCCATCTATGCAGGTGCGTGGTTGGCCAGGCAGGTGGGCGGGAGACAGGGGCCTGGAAGAGGACAACCAAGAGGGCCAGAGGGTGCAGGAAGGGAACTGAGGAGGACTTCCATCTGCCATGCCTATCCCCAACCTTCCCGGCTCAGCATGGATCAGGCACGGGGCCTGAAAGAACCAAAGGAAGGCCTCCGGGATGCTGGGCAGGAACCTTCCAGGATGCCCAATGGCATGTGCTTTATGGATTACAGAAAGCACCTCTTGTAATGTGGATTACAAAAACTTACATGGCCTTATCTCATTGGTGCCATGGGAGTAAGTGGGGAGAAGGGCTAGAATCCAGGTCCAGGACTGGACCAGGTCGGGGAGGGGTAAAGGGGTGTGGtttcccagctctgccccaggtGTTCCAGTTCCTCCAGCTTCTTAAAATCACGGGAACTGAGAAGGCCTTTATGTTCCTGTCCCACTGGGCCAAGCAGGCCCTTCACCACCCacagcttcctttcctctctccactACTCCATCCACACCTGGGTCCCTGgtcaccctctgcccccaccacagAAATGAGTCGTCAGTGCCGGGCCctgcagaaggaaatggagacccGCAGTAGGCAGCTGGAGGAAGAAGTGACAGGCCTTCGGGAACAGCTGGGTAGGCTTCCCCACCCCCTAAGCCCTCTCTCTCCTGGGGCACTGACAAGGTCCAGCCTGCAGGGGCGGACTGAAGATCCTCTTTCTCTAGAAGACTGTGTGCTGTCTAGGTCCTTGGACCATTTTCCCCACTGACTCTTCCACCATGGAGGACTGGAGCAGAGGGTTCAAGATGATAAAAATCTCTAAGTTGTAACTAAAGCAGACCTGGGTCTCTCATctcatctccctctctccatgaTCTCTCCAAATCTGggtctttctccccacccctgccttatCTGTCATGAGCGAAACATATTCCCTCTTAGCTGATTTTTACAATGAAActaagaaaagatatttgactTATTTACTTTCATATCTTTAATGCCAAGTGCATGCCAAGTCCTAAGTAATTATTgctaaataaaggaataaaccttccagataaacaaaaatgtaaagaacagtaaggttttcttttctctcttggttACAAGGTAGAGTTGAACTATCCTAGCATGGCACACAAGATCTTTCATAATTGTGGTCTCAGAGTTTTCTTAACCTAAAATAGCCTGTTTCATTCTTAGTAGGtgccatgcccagtgtggggcttgaactcatgaccctgagatcaagagtagcaggCACTATGGACTAAGtcagccaggctcccctaaaaTGGCCTCAGTTTAGCTACAGATACCCAAGACTTGCTTCTCTGCCATGCAGACCCTGCATTTCTTTCCTAATCCTTGCCTTATCTCAAATTTAAAATCAATCAGCATTTAGGGAGCACCTCCTGTATATACGAGGCATCTTCTCACACATTCTCGCATTTAACTCACAGTAAGCCGGTAAGGTTTGTATCAGTCtgtctttaaagatgaaaaaactgagtcTGAGAGAGGCATGCCTGAGCTTACACAGATATTAAGTAAGTGACAACCAGACTTTGGACCCACATCCCTTGTCCCAAGTCCACTACTTTCTTGGCTGTACCTTAATGGTATACGTCAGCTCTTTATACGGACTGTGGGAAAATTGATGATCCTGGGGGAAGGCTGGAGTGATCCCATTTAAGTTCTGCTTTTTAGGCACTTTTGAGGACTCTGTTCACAGGGAGAGTGTCACTATTCAGTCCCCTTCATCCTTCTGTCCTGCCCCACAGAGACGTGCCAGAAGGAGGCCAAGGCTGCAGGGCAAGAGGCTGAGCAGGCCCTGGGAGAGCGGGACCAGACGCTGGCTCAGCTTCGGGCCCACGTGGCAGACATGGAGGCCAAGTATGAGGAAATCTTACATGTAAGCACCACCGTTGGAAGCCCAACCCCCAGTACCTAGTGCTCCCCTATCCTCCCACTCCGACCCAAATTAGTTCATGCTGCCATCGTCATCAATGGTAGACCcggggaaaggagaagcagtaTCTCCAGAGGGAATCCTGCTCTGTCTTGAGGGTAGACTGGCAGGGGAATGCAACCATGCCTACTTACTAAGAGTAAGAACTTGAAGAAGACACTGGCGAGGAAAGCGTACAGACCAGCCTGGGGCACCACCGCTCACTCTACCCTCTCCTTTCCTGGGGCCTCAAACTTGGTGTCTGCAGGGCAGCCTGGACCGACTCTTGGCCAAGCTGAGGGTCATCAAGCCTCAGTGGGACGGGGCTGTGCTGAGACTTCATGCCAAGTACAAGGAGCAGCTCCACCAGTTTGGACTCAACCCCCTGGATCTTTGAAGCCGTAAGCCGCTAGTCTCTGGGGCTCTTGGAGGCTCCAGCAAAAAAGCTATCTTGATGTAGAACTCAACAGAACTGTGGTCTGTGGCTTTTTGGCAGATACGAGTATCTCCTTTGGGGACATCTTGGTTCTGGGCTGGCCCATTGCCCTGGAGACttaaagagaggagagaaatttgACAAACTCTCAGCAACTCTCTTAGAGAAAATGGGCCCCAGGCTTTGAGTCTGAGGCCTTTCTGGGGCCCTTCAATCACCATCCTCTATTCTCCTTTGCCCTGCCAACACAGGCAGCCAGATTTGTTGGGGAAAGGCCCTTTCTATAATAAACCTACAGTGACCCTGCACCAGCCCCCACAATCCTAAGGTGCCTCAGAGAGAAGGTGTAGCTGCCCTTCAAATTCTTGCAATATATGCGAGAGTCCAAGAGTTATGCCTGGGGTAAGTTCCATCTGGAACGATCCTAGTCAGCCTCATAAAAGGAAACTCTGTGTCCCTCCTCTATTTTATAACACTCATTACTACTTCACTTCCGGTCACGTGGAAGGGGTCACCAAGCAATTCTCTAACAGCTCTGTGGACACCAGCTGGGTATCTTACGATTTAATTCCATTCTGGCACTACCGATGTGAAGAGAGCATCCGATCCCACATCCtcaggctcagtcccacaagactgtcccCACTTCAAAAGCCTGTGTCAAGTCCAGCTCGTCTCCTGGGCTTCTGACCCATTGGTGGAAAAACAGAGGTTCCCACGACCCCCTCCTCAGGTTCCATCATCTTGCTAGCGTGACTCACAGAACCCAGAGAAACGGTTTACTCACTAGCTTCCAAGTTTATTATGAAGGACACAACTCAGGAAGAGCCAGGTGGCAGGTTTGCTGGGGGCAAGGCACGAGCAtggaagcctgtttcctctttgGGGGTGCCGCCCTCCCCGCATCTCTGTTTGGTTCCATCTTTTTGGTTTTTCATGGAGGCTTTATTTACTATGGGGTCATGGTCCATGACACCATTGGTGGTTGGTGATTCATTCCACCTCCagcacctcccctctccccagagacCCTGCGTGGGGATGGGGTAGGCTGAAAGTTCCAGCCATCTAATCACGTAGTTGGtttccctggcaaccagccccccaTCCTTAGGTGTTTTCCAAAAGTCACTTCCTTAACAAAGTTAAGTTTGGTTGAAAAGGGCTTGTTATGAGTAAAAGACGATCACTCTTACTACTCAGGAAACTCCAAGggctttaggagctctgtgccggGAAAgagtataatttattataaatcacaccACTTGTTTCAGGCAGAACTCCATCTGTGGGACACAACTCCCAAAGCTCCCATCTGACTTCCTGTGGAACCAGAGGGCAGACCGCCCCCTAGTGGGGCTGGCTAAGACCTCTGGACACACCTTCTTCTGGGAGGTGGGcccaagggaagggagggagacccAGGGCAATCCTGCGATTGGAGGTGCCCAGAATCCTAGAGCTGTCCCTTCTGGCTTAAAGAGCTGTCCCTTCTGGCTTAATGGAGCTTCTCAGCTCCTACCATCACAAGCAGGAGAGGCCACTGGGCAGGTCTGTGCCAAGCAGGAGAGGACTATAGCAGCTCTGACACCGGAGCCCAgtcctgagcagagagagaagagagaaggttaTTCAAGGATGAGAAGAGTAAACATTTTCCCTGCGCCCACCTGCCCTGTCGTGCCCAGGAATGGCAGCGAGTTCCATGGGTCCTTCTGTCCCCACCTACCATGGCCTAACATCCCAACCTGCATGTCCCACACTGCTTCACCCTGTGGTTCCTTTCTCTGACTCCCTCTATCCTTCTCTAGCTGCCTGCAGTCCATCTGTCTCTTCTACCTTACCTCTCCAAACCCGGGGGGATTGCAGGCTTCCGAGCCCTGGCAAGACCTCGCTGCCAGCTTCAGGTGAAGCGGTGGCTCAGCCACAGCCAGCTGCTGAAGCTTTTCCAGGTCATTCTCTCCACCCATGGGATACCCGTTCACCTCCAGAATCACGTCTCCCATTTGCAGCCCTGCCTGGGCAGCTGAGCCTCCTAGCGTCACCTGGTGGCAAAGAGAAGGGTCACAGAACATGGGATACCATGGAAAAGTTGCTGGATTGTTCTAAGACCTCAGGAGGGAAGCAGATGAAGGCTCATCAGGAGGCAAATGATTGGAAAGACCCAAGGTTCATGGGGCATAAGTCACCTGGGAGATGAAGATTCGAGGCTCACTGGCCACACAGCTAAGTCGGAAGCCATAGCCACCGCCGGGCGCAGGGTATAGGGAGCACTGGCGGGAGCCGCCTGGGACAAGAGGCATGGCTGTGTCTTCAACTGGTAGGTCCTTGGTTTCAACCAGAGAGGCCGAGCAGGTTTCCTGCGGGGAGGCAGGAGCCTCTGTGCTCTCCAAGAAGAGAAGTGGGGATAAGCGAACCTGAAAGGAGGCAGATAGAACAGACCTGtagcatctccctctgcctgagcccTGCTCCATTCCTGCCCACACTCCAGCCCCTGCCCCGCACTCGCACCATGCTGAAGAAGCGGTCAGCTTTAGGGTCGACAACAATGAGGGAGACACAGGAGCCCTGCGCGCGGATCCTGGCCACCGTCTCCTCATGGCCCAGCCCCTCCACACTTTCCCCAGCCACAGCCACCAGCCGGTCCCCAGCCTGCATCCCGGCTTTCTCAGCTGGCAGTCCTGGGTCCACCTCCCACAGGAACTGTCCTGGGACATAAACATCCTCATCGCTCTTCCCCCAACCCCGGCACCACCCCAGGCCACTGTGGGCACACGGAGGAACTGATCCAGGGTGTacacaggaggaggagggcggAGACTCAGGGCTGGGGTTTTCTGTGCACCATGTCGTGCTTGCCCACCCCCAAGCCACACCCTCCCGACCCATCTCTGGGGCTCCCACTCACCAGGACGACCATCAAGACCTTTCTCCTCACGAAGCAGGAACCCAAAGCCCTGGGACCCTTTCTTTAGGTGCAGACGGCGGGGCCTGGTGGGCAGTGCCCAGCCCTCTGCCAGGGGTGCAGCCAGGGGCATTCCCAGCTGGCGACACCGTTCCTCCACCTCTGGCCCTGCCACCAGCAGGGTCACTTGGTCTCCACTCTGCGAAAGCTGTGGGGACCCAGTGGGGCATCAGCGTCAAGcacctgggtggggagggcagaggcaagCGCTCCTCACAGCCCCAGGAGTGAGGCAGCAAGGTGGGGGAGAGCAGAGCCTAGGACCAATTGTCAAGGGAAGGGTGGCAGGAGGCAGAAGGTCAAATTCAGATGAGGTGCAGGGGGGAGGAACCGGCTGCCTGAGGCAAGGCTCTGGGGCCCAGGTGGGTGAGGATGAATGGGGAAACATACAGCCATACCTTCCTGCTGAGCTGGTGATAAGTGAACTTCTCCACGCTGACCCCATTCACTTCCAGCAGCCGGGCCCCAGGGGGCACCCCTGCCCGCTTGGCTGCTCCTCCAGTGCTCAGCACCAGCCAGAAAGGACCCTGATGGcctgaagacaaaaaaaaaaaaaaaaaaaaaaaaaagcaagtttcgGTCTGCTGTCTGCCCAGAACAGGGCTGAAATCCCCCTCCTGACCTCCCTCCCGAGCCCCTAAGCTCACTGTAGGAGACACTGAAGCCAAAACCACCCTCGTCTTTCACTACGTGGCACAGTCGGGGCCGGACCCCAGGGCCGAGAGGAGGACAGAGGCGGGCGCTGTTCCCCTGCTGAGCTCGAGCGACATCATGCACGTGCTGCGCCAAGACGGTCAGCAGCACGCGGGGCCCACTGTCCCGGATGCAGCGAACCACCTAAACCGAGGGGGCGTGGCATGAGGTGGGGCCCGCCCCTCCTGCCAatgccccctccccagagcctACATTTTACTTTCCCTGGATGAAGCTGTCTGGATACCTTCACTCAACCATCCCCACCTGGACAGCCCCAGATCCCGGGAGGCGGGGGAGGCAGAGGCCCGCCTATAACCAGGGAGGGGCCCCCTTGGCTCCTCTCTCCCCGAGGCGCTGTGTAGCGTCCTTGGATTCCACAGGGAGACCCCCGGCCCAATCTCACCACAGCGTAGTCTTCACATTCCACGACTCGGTCATTCACCCCCAGGATCCGGTCCCCTTCCCGAAGGCCCTGGTACTGGGCAGAGGTGCCTGGGTCCACCCTGCACACCacaggcccagccctgcccagctcctGCAGGTGGAAGCCAAAACTACTGCCTTCCTCTTTGCTCAGCAGACAGAAACGAGGCCGCTGCAGGCGCTGGAGAtctgagggggagggggaaggcaacagaagagggggagggaaggggataCGGCCCAAGTACAGGTCACCTTGACCTGGCCAGCCCTGCCCTTGTGATAGGGCACCGGGCAGGCTTCTACCCAGTTAGGTGTTGGACGGTGAGACTAAATACCACGTGGGCAGAGTGGCTTGGACAGAAGAAAGCAGCCAACGCCCTCCTACCTCCACGCAGTTACTCCCCACCAAGGCTGTTATCAGAGGGAGGCAGAGTGGAGTGGTTACCAAGGAGATAGAAGGCCTGAGGAGCTGTGGTATCTCTGGGGAAAGGGAATGATTGCCCAGGGCAAGGGGGTTACCGGAGGGGTCGAAGTCTTCAGCCAGAGAGAGGACTGGATTATCAATGCCCCACTTTGGGTTAAACTCAAACTTCCTGCAAGGAGGCGAGGGATGCAGGTAGGAGCGAACTGATGACATCTGGACTCTGGTCCCAGCCTCTACTTGAGGGGCGAATGGCAGCTGAAGAGCCTCCCCACCTTGGAgtccctctgctcccagcccaACCCTTCCCAGCACCGCAGGGCACTTACCGAGCTGTTAAGGAGGCTGTGTCCCGGAGACCTGCTGTGCAAAGAAGGGATGAGGGGAGGAGGGCTGCATTCTCTCCCCACCCCGACTCCTCTTCCAGGGTCATTCACTAAAAGGACTCAGGGGAACCCCCACACTCAGGGCTTGCTCCCTCCATTCTGCTCCAGAAaaatcttcccttcctctcccttccccttctcctcctagTCCCTGGCACAGAAATCTGAACATAGCAGGACAGGGCGTGGACCAGGAAGGCAGACCTCTCCACTCACCTCTTCTCTCCTAACTTGAGTCTATTTGCCTTAGGTCTCCAAGTCACAACATCAAGTACACTCTGGTCCCCGAAGCCTctacctcccaccctgccctctCACTGCCCTAAAGCCCCCACTAGAGGATTTCTCCCGGCCTCCTACCTGTAGCTGCCTCCATAGTTGGACCAGCGACCCAGCGCTCAGGGTAGGGACAAGGTTCATCAAAACCAGCTGACCCTCCCACCAACCCTGCCACGTCCCGCCTCCTTAAAGACACTGCCTTAGAAGCAGCAGGGTAATGGTTAACGGGAGGACAGTCTTATCCTCTGGGGAAGTCTGTgtgttcctcctgcccccattcCTGGGCCCCGGACTTCCTCCGGAGACTCTGCTGCTGTCCCAGCTTCTGCTCTGGGCAGACAAAGGCAGATGGCTTGCTGGTCACTGTAATTCCGAGCCTGGGATAAGTATGTTGAAAAAGGTGATAGggggggactcctgggtggctcagttggttggacgactgccttcggctcaggtcatgatcccggagtcccgggatcgagtcccgtatcgggctcccagctgcatggggagtctgcttctccctctaaccttctcctcgctcatgctctctctcactgtctctctctctcaaataaataaataaaatctttaaaaaaaaaaaaaaaaaaaaaaggtgataggGGTCCTAAGGGCCAGCatggcctccccccacccccaaggatTTTGttcatgccccccaccccccgcctcagCCCTCACTGCCTCTGAACCTAGTGCCCGAGAATCACCGGTAACAGTATGTGGTCAGTAGTTTACCAGAACGACCAAACACAGTACCCTTTCCTGAAAGCACCAGGCAAGGAGGAAGCCACAGTAGATGGAAGACACAACTTTTTAATGGAAGCAAGGCACTGCACAGGGCCCTTGGAGCACCTGAGCACAGGTGGGGTGGCGAGGAAGGAGGTGTGAAGGGGAGAAGGCACCAACACGATTGGAAAGTGGCAGGGGGCATCTTGGGCGTCCTCTACAAGCAGCAAGGCAGAAAGGACCTGCCCTCCGACAGCGGGAAGGCTGCACCTTTTGGCAAACGCGATTTAAGAAGTGCGCCCCCTGGTGGCACAGTCAGACGCTCCAGAGAGTGGAGAGGCAAGGTTGGTAGTGCGCCAGGGCAACTGTCTTGAAGTCTTGAAGTCTTTCTCAGTCTTCCTCTTGAATGGAGAGGCCTGTTTCATCACCCTGGAAACTCCAGACCTGGAAGCCACGGATGGACTTGCCCCAGGACAGCAACTGCCACAGGTGTGCTCCTCCCTTTACCTCCAGCCCCAAAGGAGTCTTTCTGGAAGTAGTAATGCAAACCAGGAGGCCACAGAGGGAAGGATCTTGGGGCCAGGGGTCACACCGCTAGGTGACTGCTGCCCCTGCTTCAGGTTCCAGAGCCTCCCAGCTGCTCCAGGAGGACCCTGACCTCACCCTCCACTCGCAGCAGCTGGGCCTTGCGCCAGGGGTTAAGGGTGGCCCCTCGGCTGTCTTCCAGATCACGAAGTAGAAGGTCAAGGTGGCGGCGGACGCGGCCCCGATCCCAGCTGTTGAGGTTCCGCTGGACTTCACTTAGGATCACTGACCAGTACTCAGACACTGCTGTCCCCTCTGTCAGCGACACCACGACCCGAGCACCCCCTTTAGCAGTGCCACCCAAGTCCCGCAGGGCCTGGCGGCCCTCTGAGCTCAGCTCATTGAAGTAGAggctggaagagagagaagagaagatacCGCTCAGCGGAGCTctgagacagaggagagggagtaTGGGGCAGAGCGGAGAATTCTCATAACTCATCCCCTGGCTATGGAACTTAATGGGGCAGGTGTCTGCAGTGAGCCAGACATGGGGGCGGTGGCCAACAGGGGGCAGGGATGACATCTGAATTCAGCAGGACCAGGGACAGTAAGACGGGGCCACCAGGATCCTAAGAGAAACGGTAGTAGGGGACCAGGGCAGGGTAAGGGCCAATCACAGACGGGCAGGTTGGTTCAGAAGCTGGTCCACAATCGTTAGAAGGCAAGGAAAGAGGACAAGCCCTACCATAGGAAAAAAACAGTGGAGACCAGGACCTCCCGGCCAGGGTGGGGGCCAGACTTACTGCAGCAGCTCCAAGGAAGGGTGGTCCCGGGCGGCTTGCGCCAGGGCCAGGGCTGCCGTGTCACCAGCGCCGTTGTAGGCCACGTTCAGCTCCTGTAGCTGTCGATTGCGGTCCAGCTGGGCGGCCAGCAGCTGCAGGCCCTCGTCCCCGAGGCCCGTGTGCAACAGGGACAGGTGCGTCAGCGAGCTGTTccccgccagcccctccaccagCTGGGCCACACCAGCCGCAGTCAGCGGGTTGTTGGACAGCCTACAGCCACATGCACCCCAAGGAGATGAGGGCCTGTGGCAGGGCTTGCCACAGGACTTGCCTCGGGACTTGGACCCAAAGCACACACAgcgtggggtggaggggagcccggacacaaagaaatgtgggggatgggggaagggaaggaagaagcagggggTATGGCACACTGCAGGGGTGGGAGAGCCGGGTGGGAGacggcttctcctcct of Mustela nigripes isolate SB6536 chromosome 1, MUSNIG.SB6536, whole genome shotgun sequence contains these proteins:
- the NHERF4 gene encoding Na(+)/H(+) exchange regulatory cofactor NHE-RF4 isoform X1, with the protein product MTLEEESGWGENAALLPSSLLCTAGLRDTASLTARKFEFNPKWGIDNPVLSLAEDFDPSDLQRLQRPRFCLLSKEEGSSFGFHLQELGRAGPVVCRVDPGTSAQYQGLREGDRILGVNDRVVECEDYAVVVRCIRDSGPRVLLTVLAQHVHDVARAQQGNSARLCPPLGPGVRPRLCHVVKDEGGFGFSVSYSHQGPFWLVLSTGGAAKRAGVPPGARLLEVNGVSVEKFTYHQLSRKLSQSGDQVTLLVAGPEVEERCRQLGMPLAAPLAEGWALPTRPRRLHLKKGSQGFGFLLREEKGLDGRPGQFLWEVDPGLPAEKAGMQAGDRLVAVAGESVEGLGHEETVARIRAQGSCVSLIVVDPKADRFFSMVRLSPLLFLESTEAPASPQETCSASLVETKDLPVEDTAMPLVPGGSRQCSLYPAPGGGYGFRLSCVASEPRIFISQVTLGGSAAQAGLQMGDVILEVNGYPMGGENDLEKLQQLAVAEPPLHLKLAARSCQGSEACNPPGFGEDWAPVSELL